The DNA segment GCGAGACCCGCGACCTCTGGGTGCTCGATACCGCCCGCGAAACCCTGGACCGGTTGGATGCCTTCGGCACCACCGACGACTCGAAGAAGGCCCAGGAGGAGTACGGGACACAGCCCGACCTCTACAAAAAGATCGTCTACGACGCGCTCACCCAGGTGCAGTTGTAGAGGTTTTACCTCCGAAAACTCTTTTTTTTGCTGGCAACTGCCATTCGTTCTTGGGGATGCTCCCGAACGCTGCCGCATCTGTTGCGTGATCCCTTGTCCCCGGTTACAGCGGCTCTTTTCCATGAAGGGCGGTATGAAAGCGCCAATCTGTAAAGAGACTGGACAGAAAGAGTATATAGCAAAAGATTCGATTCTTACGCTGGCGATGCAGTCCCGGTTCCGATGCGAGGAACACGGGCGGAACGGTCAGGAGACATCTTCACCATGAACCGAAAAAAGATACTCACCTTCATTCTGGCCTTCGGAACCCTCTCTCTCATCTCGGCAATCTCTTACCTCGTAGACATCTGGGAGGAGGGAGCGAAGAGCGGCTACGCCCGGGTCGTCTTCATGATAGGCGCGGTGCTGGGCATGATCGCGATCCTGGTTATCACCCGGATCGAGTCGTGGATAACAGAGAGATACAACGATCAGGAGTAGCCGGAACAGAGGATTTTCCGGGAGGGATCACTCCTCCGGCTCCTGCCGGGCGCCCTTCCACTCCCCCTTCAGTTCCGGGTAGTCCGCGAGGATCTTGCTGACCGTGCTCCTGCTGACGTCGAACATCCGACAAATCTGGCTGATGCTCGTCCCGGACTGTCGTACCGTGAGGAGAGCCTCGACCTGCCCCTCGTTGAGCGCTTTCGGCCTCCCGATGGGGCGCCCGTCATCCTTCTTCGTCTTCTTCGAGACAGGAGGGGCGGTCTTCCGGCCACTCTCGCGGTACTCTTCCATATACGTGATGAAGTTGCCGATCGCCGCCCTCCTCTGCTCCTGGTCGTCCCGGAACCCGAAGAAATCGTTATTCACGCAGTAGACGGTGTAGTGCTCGTTCATGGTTTTGAGTGCGGCAAGCCCGGCGTCCGGGTCCCTCGCGAGGCCCGCAAGATCGTAGATAACGATATCGGGACAGTTATTGGCGGCGCAATACTCCAGCATCTCCGAAAAACCCTTCCGCTTCTCCGGGGGCGTTGCATTTGCCCGGTGATCGTGGAAGATTTCAACAATCTGAAACCGGTACTTGCAAAAGTCCTCGACATCCCCCTTTTGTGCTGCGAAATCCCCCTTCTTTCTCGTATTCAAGTATGCCACAGCATCTCTTTTCATCCGTTTATGGTGCCGTACAATCGTATATATTGTTTTTGAAAATACACGAGTTGCGCCGTTTTGCGGCGCAACCGGAGAGCCCGAGCACGTTGCGGGCGATGTCCAAAAAGGTCCCGAGGAATACTTTCCGGGAGGCGGGCTTTGCGGGGAAGGATCGAAAAGAGGTGGGTATTATTGCAGTTTCTCCGACTCCCACCGGTCCAGAACGTTTTTCCCCTCGATGAAGACAAGCCCGTGCTTTCTCGCATACTCCATCGCACCCTCCTTCGTGAGGGCAAACCCCGTCTCGTCGTCCAGCATCTCGCAGATCGTGACCGCCGGAGTGATATCGGCCATGGTCGCAAGCGCGATCGAGAGCTCGGTCTGCCCCCGCCGCTCGTCGAGGAGCCGGTCGGCTGCCCGGAGAAGCGCCATGTGTCCCGGTGTCCGGAAGTGCGCCGCAAAGTCGTGCCCGCCGCCGTTGAGCGACTTGCTCACCTCATCTGCAATGGCGGTGACCGTCAGCGCCCGGTCACGGTCGGTGACCCCGGTATAGGTCTCGCGGTGGTTCACCCAGAGGGAGAACGAGGAGTGGTTCTTCGGGTCGTACGGGACCTCCCCGTCCCTCTCAACGAGGCTGCAGGCCCGCAGGACTTCGTGCGCAAACGGCAGACCGAGCCTCTTTGCAGCCTCGGGGTGGACCGCCGTGCAGATCAGCCCGCCGCCGTCTTTACGCATCTGCCGGATGTGGGCGGGCGTGACGGCGTCTGAGCGGATCGCGAAGTCCGTCTCGCGCTCGCGGTTGTCAAAGTCATATAGCAGGACGAATTCGCCCCTTGCAAGGGCCTGTATGGCTGCATCAATCATGGGTAATCTCCACCTCGATCGTATCGTTATCGTTCAGGTTCAGGGCTTTGCGGAGTTCGCACCCGGCGATGACCTCGATGGTATCCTCCGGGTAATGAGTGCGGGAGGGCACGACTATCGCGCACCTGTACCCCCTGATCAGGCAGGGGAGCACCCGTGCGCCGCCGAACGTCCGATCGTCGGCGGTGAATCCGGGAACGTCGATCCACCCGGCGTGATCGAGATGCTTTCTGACCGCGATGCTCGCCGCATCGAGCCTGATGTTCAGGGTTCCGGGGAAGGGTTCGAACCCGAGACACCCGCCGAACTGCTCCTTGTAGTGAGGGATGCTCATGTAGTAACGGCCTTCCCCGAGCCCGCTGATCACCGTCCCGGTCAGGGTGTACCCCCTCTGATCCGGGTTGAAGATCCGGACGTAATCCGCGTATTCCCGCTTCAGCGCCTGCTCGCCCTCCCGGGTGACGGCGACGTACTGACCGTCGGGCTTCATCGATCGGGTGACGAACTGCTGCCGCTCAAGCGCGATCAGCCGCCGCGAAGCGGTCTGGGGGCTGATACCCAGTACGCTACCGAGCGACTGCGACGAGAGCCAGATAGGCCCCCGGCACCCGCCGAGCAGGGCGATCGTCTTCAGGGACTGCAGATCTTCCGCTTCAACCATTATACCATAATTGAGATGCATACTATATACGGGTTGCGCAACGATCCCATCCTCGCGATCTTCGTGAAATGTCGATGTGGGATACGCTAATTATTTAAGTCGGGGGTGCTGACTGTACCTGTATGAAATCCGGGGTGCGGCATCAACTTGCCGAGAAAATGGCAGGAGAAATCACACTCTCGGACTCACCGGGTCAGGCCCTCAAGAAGTGGCGGCAGAGCTTTAACATCCCCCAGGGATTGCTTGCCGAGCGATTGGAGGTCTCTCCCTCAGTTATCAGCGACTACGAAAGCGGACGGCGAAAGAGTCCGGGAACTGCCATCGTTGGAAAAATCGTCGATACGATCCTCTCGATCGACGAGGACAACGGCGGCCGGTTCATCAACAAATTTGCGAAAATCCTGTACAGCGAATTCGACGAAGACGTCATCTACGACATCCACGAGTACGCGTCCCCGGTGACCCTCTCCGACTTTGCAGAGGCCATCGGCGCCGTCACGCTCTGCGGGCCGGCGGATCAGGCCCTCTATGGGTATACGGTGATCAACAGCCTCAACGCGATCCTCCAGCTCTCTTCGAGCGAGTTCAACCGCATCTACGGCTGGAGCACGGAACGTGCCCTCATCTTCACCGAGGTCTCGACCGGAAAGTCTCCCATGGTGGCGATCCGGGTCACGCCGTTCAAACCGCGCTGCGTGGTGCTGCAGGGCATCGGCCCGGACGAGGTGCATCCACTGATCCCGGGTCTCGCGGAACGCGACCGGATCAGCGTGCTCTGCACCGAGATGGATGTCGA comes from the Methanoculleus marisnigri JR1 genome and includes:
- a CDS encoding helix-turn-helix domain-containing protein, translating into MKSGVRHQLAEKMAGEITLSDSPGQALKKWRQSFNIPQGLLAERLEVSPSVISDYESGRRKSPGTAIVGKIVDTILSIDEDNGGRFINKFAKILYSEFDEDVIYDIHEYASPVTLSDFAEAIGAVTLCGPADQALYGYTVINSLNAILQLSSSEFNRIYGWSTERALIFTEVSTGKSPMVAIRVTPFKPRCVVLQGIGPDEVHPLIPGLAERDRISVLCTEMDVETIISSLRGKLW
- the ribB gene encoding 3,4-dihydroxy-2-butanone-4-phosphate synthase, which produces MIDAAIQALARGEFVLLYDFDNRERETDFAIRSDAVTPAHIRQMRKDGGGLICTAVHPEAAKRLGLPFAHEVLRACSLVERDGEVPYDPKNHSSFSLWVNHRETYTGVTDRDRALTVTAIADEVSKSLNGGGHDFAAHFRTPGHMALLRAADRLLDERRGQTELSIALATMADITPAVTICEMLDDETGFALTKEGAMEYARKHGLVFIEGKNVLDRWESEKLQ
- a CDS encoding recombinase family protein; the encoded protein is MAYLNTRKKGDFAAQKGDVEDFCKYRFQIVEIFHDHRANATPPEKRKGFSEMLEYCAANNCPDIVIYDLAGLARDPDAGLAALKTMNEHYTVYCVNNDFFGFRDDQEQRRAAIGNFITYMEEYRESGRKTAPPVSKKTKKDDGRPIGRPKALNEGQVEALLTVRQSGTSISQICRMFDVSRSTVSKILADYPELKGEWKGARQEPEE
- a CDS encoding DUF120 domain-containing protein, yielding MVEAEDLQSLKTIALLGGCRGPIWLSSQSLGSVLGISPQTASRRLIALERQQFVTRSMKPDGQYVAVTREGEQALKREYADYVRIFNPDQRGYTLTGTVISGLGEGRYYMSIPHYKEQFGGCLGFEPFPGTLNIRLDAASIAVRKHLDHAGWIDVPGFTADDRTFGGARVLPCLIRGYRCAIVVPSRTHYPEDTIEVIAGCELRKALNLNDNDTIEVEITHD